Proteins found in one bacterium BMS3Abin08 genomic segment:
- the rsmG gene encoding ribosomal RNA small subunit methyltransferase G, which translates to MNLNPQGEVLRSFATYFNELKRWSAAYNITSLRDEREIALMLFLDSLLYLRAFRQKPGLKILDVGSGGGFPGLVIKVAIPMVEVTLLEPSRKRVAFLRHIIKKLKLHGADVVQGSIEDFVKVPRLYDVITTKALFRLYDFITKAAPLISDGGILVLSKGPNYGEELDEAERKLQERIKDYSIDIIPLAIPTTGIERNIIVVKKQNPSDTPGR; encoded by the coding sequence ATGAACCTGAATCCGCAGGGGGAGGTCCTCCGGTCATTTGCGACCTACTTCAATGAACTGAAGAGATGGTCCGCTGCTTATAACATAACATCCCTGAGGGACGAACGGGAGATCGCCTTGATGCTCTTTCTCGACTCCCTGCTCTACCTGAGGGCATTCAGACAAAAGCCGGGACTTAAGATTCTTGATGTGGGAAGCGGAGGTGGATTTCCCGGCCTTGTCATCAAGGTTGCCATCCCAATGGTAGAGGTAACACTCCTTGAGCCCTCAAGGAAGCGTGTTGCCTTCCTGAGGCATATCATCAAGAAACTCAAGCTCCATGGAGCCGACGTCGTGCAGGGCAGTATTGAGGATTTTGTCAAGGTGCCCCGTCTCTATGATGTCATCACGACAAAGGCCCTCTTCAGGCTGTATGATTTCATCACAAAGGCAGCCCCCCTGATCTCTGATGGAGGCATCCTTGTCCTGAGCAAGGGACCCAACTACGGGGAAGAACTTGATGAAGCGGAAAGGAAACTTCAGGAGCGAATAAAGGACTACTCAATTGATATCATCCCCCTTGCCATTCCAACCACCGGGATTGAGAGGAATATCATCGTTGTTAAAAAGCAGAACCCCTCTGATACGCCGGGCAGGTGA
- a CDS encoding class III cytochrome C family protein, with the protein MKRKVHIFITHILIILLLIPVAGAYAFWNLPPLPPPEEYGNLLINRLSEKNGQKPVTFSHWSHRVKYTCRVCHLELEFNMKLNSTEITEEANKNGLFCGTCHDGKTAFGHTGKNCKKCHNGDIGYGKEKFEKLKNLPTAPFGNKIEWVMAVQKGLIKPKQSILEKDYKPMHFKKLLRLEAAWTMIPPAYFSHRKHGYWLDCANCHPDIFNIKKKATKHFAMIYNLDGKFCGVCHLKVAFPMNDCKGCHPDIKEY; encoded by the coding sequence ATGAAAAGAAAGGTGCATATTTTTATAACGCATATTCTTATAATATTACTCCTTATACCTGTTGCCGGCGCATATGCCTTCTGGAACCTGCCTCCCCTTCCTCCTCCGGAAGAGTATGGCAACCTCCTGATTAACAGGCTTTCTGAGAAGAATGGCCAGAAGCCGGTCACCTTCTCACACTGGAGCCACAGGGTGAAGTACACATGCAGGGTCTGTCACCTTGAGCTTGAATTTAATATGAAGCTAAACAGCACTGAGATCACTGAGGAGGCCAACAAAAACGGACTGTTCTGCGGAACCTGCCATGACGGAAAGACCGCATTCGGACATACCGGGAAAAACTGCAAGAAGTGCCACAACGGTGATATAGGGTACGGGAAGGAGAAGTTTGAAAAGCTCAAGAACCTGCCGACGGCGCCCTTTGGCAATAAGATTGAGTGGGTCATGGCCGTGCAAAAGGGACTGATCAAACCGAAACAGAGTATCCTTGAGAAAGACTACAAACCGATGCACTTTAAGAAGCTGCTGAGGCTTGAGGCAGCGTGGACAATGATCCCGCCTGCATATTTCTCACACAGGAAACACGGCTACTGGCTTGACTGCGCCAACTGCCATCCCGACATATTCAATATCAAGAAAAAGGCAACAAAGCATTTTGCGATGATTTACAACCTTGATGGGAAATTCTGTGGTGTCTGCCATCTGAAGGTGGCCTTCCCGATGAACGACTGCAAGGGATGTCACCCTGATATAAAGGAGTATTGA